The Papaver somniferum cultivar HN1 unplaced genomic scaffold, ASM357369v1 unplaced-scaffold_107, whole genome shotgun sequence genome includes a region encoding these proteins:
- the LOC113327847 gene encoding uncharacterized protein LOC113327847 isoform X2 yields MGTEIKPTMEDLERFFCRLAESQAKTQSQVDTLSETLSTLIKLNQNSERDDMSRNSLEKGKNSDPYATDIMIYRDLSREEFENPDCNPGKKGSHDDYRELLVFAEKGKWEAAKLMFKHDPNAISAVVTEHSDTALHIAANAGQWMFVEELLKLIPLEVLELQETKYGYTALHTVVVEGNVEVAKTMVEKHSKLTQLRERNGSVPLKVAADYVTDRQEEMVNYLWSVTRNEEPSPFSGPDGASLLCSLIDANLYDTALCVVQQYPSLGIEKSKNSQVRALEMMAGRPFTFPSGCKLTVWERWLYSVIAVDLLPAPFCQLMKEDVENPLFLENCTNRGEKITWFRATMRKFYSAFQNSFSGVPAGKRMYNKKLMHKRVSTLVECMLTNLKLGGPDRGLKFFEDSNVLKIAMKSGTTEFVMQCLQTFPDLIWHKTKNQRILQVAIEERNDKILNLICELSGDHKDDLVSRRDEDGNNILHYAAKLAPSHHLKQVSGAPLQMQREMQWFKGVENLLPEKYRLLSNKDGNTAQEIFTEGHTALVKEARDWMKDTSNSCTVVTTLIATVTFAAAITVPGGINSADSPSGNNGSPSPAPSRAGLPIFLSNDAFMVFAIADALSLFSSITSLLMFLSILTSRYAEVDFLKRLPRKLIIGLATLFISLATLMVAFGAALSILLRKELTWVTVPVSFFACVPVSSFIFHQFPLFWEIVRNTYRPSIFKRNKHRPVEQNIKKNDNDMFNRRFSRGYHRVRE; encoded by the exons ATGGGTACAGAAATTAAACCTACTATGGAAGATCTCGAGAGATTTTTTTGTAGGCTTGCGGAATCCCAAGCAAAAACGCAAAGCCAAGTGGATACCTTGTCAGAAACTTTGTCCACCCTAATCAAACTGAATCAAAACTCAGAGCGTGATGATATGAGCCGTAATAGCCTTGAAAAGGGTAAAAATTCTGATCCTTATGCGACGGATATTATGATTTATCGTGATCTCTCCCGGGAGGAATTTGAGAACCCAGATTGCAATCCAG GGAAGAAGGGGTCTCATGATGATTACCGAGAACTACTCGTGTTTGCTGAAAAGGGAAAGTGGGAAGCAGCAAAGTTAATGTTCAAGCATGATCCAAATGCAATTAGTGCGGTGGTCACCGAACATTCAGACACTGCACTGCATATTGCAGCAAATGCTGGGCAATGGATGTTCGTGGAGGAGCTTCTAAAACTCATACCACTTGAAGTGCTCGAATTACAAGAAACCAAGTATGGTTATACCGCACTTCATACTGTTGTTGTTGAAGGAAATGTCGAAGTCGCTAAAACAATGGTGgagaaacattcaaagttgactcAGTTACGTGAACGCAACGGATCTGTACCACTTAAAGTTGCTGCTGATTACGTAACAGATAGACAAGAGGAGATGGTGAACTATCTTTGGTCAGTCACTAGAAACGAGGAACCCAGTCCTTTCTCTGGTCCTGACGGTGCTTCTTTATTGTGCTCCCTAATTGATGCCAATCTTTATG ATACTGCCTTATGTGTTGTCCAACAGTATCCAAGCTTGGGAATCGAAAAAAGTAAAAACAGCCAAGTTAGGGCATTAGAAATGATGGCAGGGAGGCCATTTACATTTCCCAGCGGATGCAAGTTAACCGTATGGGAGCGCTGGCTGTACTCGG TTATTGCAGTGGATTTGCTGCCTGCTCCATTTTGCCAGCTTATGAAAGAGGACGTGGAGAACCCTCTATTCTTGGAAAACTGCACAAATAGAGGTGAAAAAATAACATGGTTCAGAGCAACTATGAGAAAGTTCTACTCCGCTTTCCAGAATTCCTTCAGTGGAG TCCCTGCTGGAAAAAGGATGTACAATAAAAAGCTGATGCACAAAAGAGTATCAACTTTGGTAGAATGTATGCTCACTAACCTTAAACTTGGAGGACCAGACAGAGGCTTGAAGTTCTTTGAAGACTCTAATGTCTTGAAGATAGCTATGAAATCTGGAACAACTGAATTTGTGATGCAGTGCCTTCAAACTTTTCCTGACCTAATTTGGCATAAGACGAAGAACCAGAGAATATTGCAAGTTGCAATAGAAGAAAGAAATGACAAGATATTGAATCTCATATGCGAGTTAAGTGGGGATCACAAGGATGATTTAGTTTCTAGAAGAGATGAGGatggtaacaatatcctacaTTATGCTGCCAAGTTAGCACCTTCTCATCACCTTAAACAGGTATCAGGCGCACCGCTACAAATGCAGCGAGAGATGCAATGGTTTAAG GGAGTGGAGAATCTTTTACCAGAAAAGTACAGGCTACTGAGCAACAAAGATGGCAACACCGCTCAAGAAATATTCACGGAAGGACACACGGCATTGGTAAAAGAAGCTAGGGACTGGATGAAGGATACATCAAATTCGTGCACGGTTGTAACCACACTCATTGCCACTGTAACTTTTGCTGCCGCCATTACAGTACCGGGTGGTATTAATAGTGCTGATAGTCCAAGTGGTAACAACGGCTCCCCCAGCCCAGCCCCAAGTAGGGCAGGCCTCCCAATTTTTTTGTCTAATGATGCATTTATGGTGTTCGCAATAGCGGATGCTTTATCTCTGTTCTCATCCATCACTTCTCTTCTTATGTTTTTATCCATCTTAACTTCACGGTATGCGGAGGTAGATTTCCTTAAACGGTTGCCAAGAAAGTTGATCATAGGTCTTGCAACTCTCTTCATTTCTCTAGCTACCCTCATGGTAGCCTTCGGGGCAGCCCTTTCTATTCTACTTAGAAAAGAGTTAACATGGGTAACAGTTCCTGTATCGTTCTTTGCTTGTGTTCCAGTGTCTTCGTTTATCTTCCATCAGTTTCCACTGTTCTGGGAAATAGTTCGTAATACCTACAGGCCTAGCATCTTTAAAAGAAATAAACACCGGCCAGTCGAGCAGAATATCAAGAAAAACGATAATGATATGTTCAACCGGAGATTTTCCCGTGGTTATCACCGAGTGAGAGAATGA
- the LOC113327847 gene encoding uncharacterized protein LOC113327847 isoform X1 produces the protein MGTEIKPTMEDLERFFCRLAESQAKTQSQVDTLSETLSTLIKLNQNSERDDMSRNSLEKGKNSDPYATDIMIYRDLSREEFENPDCNPVFEGKKGSHDDYRELLVFAEKGKWEAAKLMFKHDPNAISAVVTEHSDTALHIAANAGQWMFVEELLKLIPLEVLELQETKYGYTALHTVVVEGNVEVAKTMVEKHSKLTQLRERNGSVPLKVAADYVTDRQEEMVNYLWSVTRNEEPSPFSGPDGASLLCSLIDANLYDTALCVVQQYPSLGIEKSKNSQVRALEMMAGRPFTFPSGCKLTVWERWLYSVIAVDLLPAPFCQLMKEDVENPLFLENCTNRGEKITWFRATMRKFYSAFQNSFSGVPAGKRMYNKKLMHKRVSTLVECMLTNLKLGGPDRGLKFFEDSNVLKIAMKSGTTEFVMQCLQTFPDLIWHKTKNQRILQVAIEERNDKILNLICELSGDHKDDLVSRRDEDGNNILHYAAKLAPSHHLKQVSGAPLQMQREMQWFKGVENLLPEKYRLLSNKDGNTAQEIFTEGHTALVKEARDWMKDTSNSCTVVTTLIATVTFAAAITVPGGINSADSPSGNNGSPSPAPSRAGLPIFLSNDAFMVFAIADALSLFSSITSLLMFLSILTSRYAEVDFLKRLPRKLIIGLATLFISLATLMVAFGAALSILLRKELTWVTVPVSFFACVPVSSFIFHQFPLFWEIVRNTYRPSIFKRNKHRPVEQNIKKNDNDMFNRRFSRGYHRVRE, from the exons ATGGGTACAGAAATTAAACCTACTATGGAAGATCTCGAGAGATTTTTTTGTAGGCTTGCGGAATCCCAAGCAAAAACGCAAAGCCAAGTGGATACCTTGTCAGAAACTTTGTCCACCCTAATCAAACTGAATCAAAACTCAGAGCGTGATGATATGAGCCGTAATAGCCTTGAAAAGGGTAAAAATTCTGATCCTTATGCGACGGATATTATGATTTATCGTGATCTCTCCCGGGAGGAATTTGAGAACCCAGATTGCAATCCAG TGTTTGAAGGGAAGAAGGGGTCTCATGATGATTACCGAGAACTACTCGTGTTTGCTGAAAAGGGAAAGTGGGAAGCAGCAAAGTTAATGTTCAAGCATGATCCAAATGCAATTAGTGCGGTGGTCACCGAACATTCAGACACTGCACTGCATATTGCAGCAAATGCTGGGCAATGGATGTTCGTGGAGGAGCTTCTAAAACTCATACCACTTGAAGTGCTCGAATTACAAGAAACCAAGTATGGTTATACCGCACTTCATACTGTTGTTGTTGAAGGAAATGTCGAAGTCGCTAAAACAATGGTGgagaaacattcaaagttgactcAGTTACGTGAACGCAACGGATCTGTACCACTTAAAGTTGCTGCTGATTACGTAACAGATAGACAAGAGGAGATGGTGAACTATCTTTGGTCAGTCACTAGAAACGAGGAACCCAGTCCTTTCTCTGGTCCTGACGGTGCTTCTTTATTGTGCTCCCTAATTGATGCCAATCTTTATG ATACTGCCTTATGTGTTGTCCAACAGTATCCAAGCTTGGGAATCGAAAAAAGTAAAAACAGCCAAGTTAGGGCATTAGAAATGATGGCAGGGAGGCCATTTACATTTCCCAGCGGATGCAAGTTAACCGTATGGGAGCGCTGGCTGTACTCGG TTATTGCAGTGGATTTGCTGCCTGCTCCATTTTGCCAGCTTATGAAAGAGGACGTGGAGAACCCTCTATTCTTGGAAAACTGCACAAATAGAGGTGAAAAAATAACATGGTTCAGAGCAACTATGAGAAAGTTCTACTCCGCTTTCCAGAATTCCTTCAGTGGAG TCCCTGCTGGAAAAAGGATGTACAATAAAAAGCTGATGCACAAAAGAGTATCAACTTTGGTAGAATGTATGCTCACTAACCTTAAACTTGGAGGACCAGACAGAGGCTTGAAGTTCTTTGAAGACTCTAATGTCTTGAAGATAGCTATGAAATCTGGAACAACTGAATTTGTGATGCAGTGCCTTCAAACTTTTCCTGACCTAATTTGGCATAAGACGAAGAACCAGAGAATATTGCAAGTTGCAATAGAAGAAAGAAATGACAAGATATTGAATCTCATATGCGAGTTAAGTGGGGATCACAAGGATGATTTAGTTTCTAGAAGAGATGAGGatggtaacaatatcctacaTTATGCTGCCAAGTTAGCACCTTCTCATCACCTTAAACAGGTATCAGGCGCACCGCTACAAATGCAGCGAGAGATGCAATGGTTTAAG GGAGTGGAGAATCTTTTACCAGAAAAGTACAGGCTACTGAGCAACAAAGATGGCAACACCGCTCAAGAAATATTCACGGAAGGACACACGGCATTGGTAAAAGAAGCTAGGGACTGGATGAAGGATACATCAAATTCGTGCACGGTTGTAACCACACTCATTGCCACTGTAACTTTTGCTGCCGCCATTACAGTACCGGGTGGTATTAATAGTGCTGATAGTCCAAGTGGTAACAACGGCTCCCCCAGCCCAGCCCCAAGTAGGGCAGGCCTCCCAATTTTTTTGTCTAATGATGCATTTATGGTGTTCGCAATAGCGGATGCTTTATCTCTGTTCTCATCCATCACTTCTCTTCTTATGTTTTTATCCATCTTAACTTCACGGTATGCGGAGGTAGATTTCCTTAAACGGTTGCCAAGAAAGTTGATCATAGGTCTTGCAACTCTCTTCATTTCTCTAGCTACCCTCATGGTAGCCTTCGGGGCAGCCCTTTCTATTCTACTTAGAAAAGAGTTAACATGGGTAACAGTTCCTGTATCGTTCTTTGCTTGTGTTCCAGTGTCTTCGTTTATCTTCCATCAGTTTCCACTGTTCTGGGAAATAGTTCGTAATACCTACAGGCCTAGCATCTTTAAAAGAAATAAACACCGGCCAGTCGAGCAGAATATCAAGAAAAACGATAATGATATGTTCAACCGGAGATTTTCCCGTGGTTATCACCGAGTGAGAGAATGA